From Panicum hallii strain FIL2 chromosome 2, PHallii_v3.1, whole genome shotgun sequence, a single genomic window includes:
- the LOC112881051 gene encoding uncharacterized protein LOC112881051 produces MSTSSTVPAARFAGKINIRRSHCKVEAVATSARGGRVCSEGSTKDYYKVLSLQHSAAVGAEEIRRAYRRLARRYHPDVCPPSRRAESTERFLELRRAYETLADPAQRVRYDAEMRAGGEEDGEAARPGGVEFPRDVWEAQLGALLARSEQRQRARNGGVRFAASRSGY; encoded by the coding sequence ATGAGCACCAGCAGCACCGTGCCCGCGGCGAGATTCGCCGGGAAGATCAATATCAGGAGGAGCCACTGCAAGGTGGAGGCCGTGGCGACGTCGGCGAGAGGAGGTCGTGTCTGCTCGGAGGGCAGCACGAAGGACTACTATAAGGTGCTGTCGCTGCAGCACTCGGCGGCCGTGGGCGCGGAGGAGATCAGGCGCGCGTACCGGCGGCTGGCGCGGCGCTACCACCCCGACGTGTGCCCGCCGTCGCGGCGCGCCGAGTCGACGGAGCGCTTCCTCGAGCTGCGGCGGGCCTACGAGACGCTCGCCGACCCGGCGCAGAGGGTACGGTACGACGCCGAGATGAGGGCGGGCGGGGAGGAGGACGGTgaggcggcgaggccgggcggCGTCGAGTTCCCGAGGGACGTGTGGGAGGCGCAGCTGGGCGCGCTGCTCGCGCGCTCCGAGCAGCGGCAGAGGGCGAGGAATGGCGGCGTTCGATTCGCCGCCAGCCGGTCTGGTTATTAG
- the LOC112881052 gene encoding chaperone protein dnaJ 20, chloroplastic-like: MNTGTIVPMARCPRINTTATFGRRSRCKVTAAAAGTTAARSSLCSETRTSDYYKLLSLEHQADVGAADIKRAYRRLALRCHPDVCPPSRRAEFTELFLELRRAYETLSDPARKVRYDAGMRAGGGGAARLGPGAGFARDVWESQLCVLRARSEQRHRARRDRSSRSDGPHT, translated from the coding sequence ATGAACACCGGCACCATCGTCCCCATGGCGAGATGCCCCAGGATTAACACCACTGCCACCTTTGGCCGGAGGAGCCGGTGCaaggtgacggcggcggcggcagggaccACGGCAGCGAGGTCAAGTCTCTGCTCGGAGACAAGAACAAGCGACTACTACAAGTTGCTGTCGCTGGAGCACCAGGCGGACGTAGGCGCGGCGGACATCAAGCGCGCATACCGGCGGCTGGCGCTGCGGTGCCACCCCGACGTGTGCCCGCCGTCGCGGCGCGCCGAGTTCACGGAGCTCTTCCTCGAGCTGCGGCGCGCGTACGAAACGCTCTCCGACCCGGCGCGGAAGGTCCGGTACGACGCCGGCATGAGGgctggcggcgggggcgcggcgaggcTCGGGCCCGGCGCTGGCTTCGCGAGGGACGTTTGGGAGTCCCAGCTCTGCGTGCTGCGCGCGCGCTCCGAGCAACGCCACAGAGCGAGGAGAGACCGCAGCAGCCGGTCTGATGGGCCGCACACATGA